One genomic region from Chrysemys picta bellii isolate R12L10 chromosome 16, ASM1138683v2, whole genome shotgun sequence encodes:
- the LOC101948565 gene encoding LOW QUALITY PROTEIN: hydroperoxide isomerase ALOXE3-like (The sequence of the model RefSeq protein was modified relative to this genomic sequence to represent the inferred CDS: deleted 1 base in 1 codon) — translation MGIYKVRVATGNFLLAGTFSSISITLVGTHEESDKKPLDNCGKDFNPGTVEEFKLCSRRWLGDIVLVRLHKEPYSFYPTDNWYCSFVEVVSPHGQCYRFPCYQWIEGYRTLELREGKGQTVCDDADSPLLLEQRQAELKHRRECYGWKEYAAGLPRCLAVENVIELDCNTMYSFTKSTNFLLRGGNAQAELRLKGFLSCTNSWAKLDDINKVFCFNKTPITEYVLAHWREDTFFGYQFLNGVHPMVIRHCTELPCNFPVTPAMVASSLGESTSLQDELEKGNIFLTDYKILECLPANTINGYQQYIAAPLCLLHLQPSGELIPVAIQLSQCPSPDSPIFLPSDSEWDWILAKTWVRYAEFLVHEAVSHLLLTHLIDEAFALATLHQLPMCHPLFKLLLPHTRCTLHIDVMARTLLLRRGGIIERAMGSGLEGTKVLMAKGMSCLTYTSLCFPDDIQERGVDSIPNYYYRDDGLKIWSAIESFVSGIVRHHYHSDAHVLADCELQAWADEIFREGFLGNEASGFPSSLQNIPELIKYLTMWIYCYSARHATLNNGQYDLGAWMPNFPSSMRNPPPQAKGTTSLESYLDTIPEVNSTSHIVHTLWVLCCEPGDSRSLGTYPDEHFTEEEPKRQIAAFQGRLTQISQEIQERNKSLPISYRYLDPHQIENSTSI, via the exons GTGGAGGAGTTCAAGCTGTGCAGCCGGCGCTGGCTGGGGGACATCGTCCTAGTGCGGCTCCACAAGGAGCCCTACTCCTTCTACCCCACCGACAACTGGTACTGCAGCTTCGTGGAGGTCGTCTCCCCACACGGCCAGTGCTACCGCTTCCCCTGCTACCAGTGGATTGAGGGCTACCGCACCCTGGAGCTGCGGGAGGGCAAAG gccaGACGGTTTGTGATGATGCCGATTCCCCGTTGCTGCTGGAGCAGCGGCAGGCTGAGCTGAAGCACCGACGCGAGTGCTATGG GTGGAAGGAGTACGCTGCCGGACTGCCCCGGTGCCTGGCGGTGGAGAACGTCATTGAGCTGGACTGTAACACCATGTACTCCTTCACCAAGAGCACCAACTTCCTGCTGCGTGGAGGGAATGC gcaggcgGAGCTGCGGCTGAAGGGTTTCCTGAGCTGCACCAACTCCTGGGCAAAGCTGGACGACATCAACAAGGTTTTCTGCTTCAACAAGACCCCGATCACAG AGTACGTGCTGGCGCACTGGCGAGAGGACACGTTCTTCGGGTACCAGTTCCTGAACGGGGTCCACCCGATGGTGATCCGGCACTGCACAGAGCTCCCCTGCAACTTCCCTGTCACACCGGCCATGGTGGCCTCCTCCCTGGGGGAGAGCACCAGCCTGCAGGACGAGCTGGAG AAGGGGAACATCTTCCTCACTGACTATAAAATCCTGGAG TGCCTCCCAGCCAACACGATCAACGGCTACCAGCAGTACATCGCCGCgcccctctgcctgctgcacctgcaGCCCTCCGGGGAGCTCATCCCCGTGGCCATCCAG CTCAGCCAATGCCCAAGCCCCGACAGCCCCATCTTCCTGCCCAGCGATTCCGAGTGGGACTGGATCCTGGCCAAGACCTGGGTGCGCTACGCCGAGTTCCTGGTGCACGAGGCCGTCAGCCACCTGCTGCTCACCCACCTGATCGACGAGGCCTTCGCCCTGGCCACCCTGCACCAGCTGCCCATGTGCCACCCGCTCTTCAAG ctgctgctgccccacaccCGCTGCACGCTGCACATCGATGTCATGGCCAGGACCCTGCTACTCAGACGCGGAGGGATCATTGAAAGG GCCATGGGCTCGGGGCTCGAGGGGACCAAGGTGCTGATGGCCAAGGGCATGTCCTGCCTGACCTACACCTCCCTCTGCTTCCCTGATGACATCCAAGAGCGCGGGGTTGACAGCATCCCCAATTACTACTACAGGGATGATGGGCTGAAGATCTGGTCGGCCATTGAGAG CTTCGTCTCCGGCATCGTCAGACACCATTACCACAGCGATGCCCACGTCCTGGCCGACTGCGAGCTGCAGGCCTGGGCAGACGAGATCTTTCGTGAAGGCTTCCTGGGGAACGAGGCATCTG GCTTCCCCTCGTCCCTGCAGAACATCCCCGAGCTCATCAAGTACCTGACCATGTGGATCTACTGCTACTCGGCCCGGCACGCCACCCTCAACAACGGGCAG TATGACCTTGGTGCCTGGATGCCCAACTTCCCGTCCTCCATgaggaaccccccaccccaggccaagGGCACCACCTCCCTGGAGAGCTACCTGGACACCATCCCGGAGGTCAACAGCACCAGCCACATTGTCCACACCCTTTGGGTCCTCTGCTGCGAGCCGGGAGACTCG AGATCCCTGGGCACATACCCCGATGAGCACTTCACGGAGGAGGAGCCCAAGCGGCAGATTGCAGCCTTCCAGGGGCGCCTCACCCAGATCTCCCAGGAGATCCAAGAGAGGAACAAATCCCTGCCCATCTCCTACCGCTACCTGGATCCCCACCAAATCGAGAACAGCACGTCCATCTGA